A region from the Haladaptatus sp. R4 genome encodes:
- a CDS encoding aldo/keto reductase, protein MEYRTLGSTGTKVSELCFGTWRFAMESNGTVETDYDTAHDLLDTAWENGINFIDTANVYGSPNGTSEEWIGDWLSEYDREDFVIASKVYFPFDGWGEPGPNDSGLSRKHIRAQIEGTLDRLGTDYLDVYYIHRWDDETPIEETLATLTELVDEGKVNYLGASTMAAWQLTKALWKSNVNGFERFDVTQPMYHAAASGPVEDYLDVCADQDIAVCPYSPLAGGLPDRQVRTRRRHPGRSRADLVDYFEDYYMSEEGWEILDEIRAVADELDATPAQVALRWLIQQREFSCTPIVGARTTDQLEENVGAADIELSGEQYDRIENVGRDE, encoded by the coding sequence ATGGAGTATCGAACTCTCGGTTCGACGGGCACGAAGGTCTCGGAACTGTGTTTCGGGACGTGGCGATTCGCCATGGAATCGAACGGCACGGTCGAAACGGATTACGACACAGCACACGACCTGCTCGACACGGCGTGGGAGAACGGCATCAACTTCATCGACACGGCGAACGTCTACGGTAGCCCGAACGGCACCAGCGAGGAGTGGATCGGCGACTGGCTCTCGGAGTACGACCGCGAGGACTTCGTCATCGCCTCGAAGGTGTACTTCCCGTTCGACGGTTGGGGCGAACCGGGACCGAACGATTCCGGCCTCTCGCGTAAACACATCCGCGCCCAGATAGAGGGCACGCTCGACCGCCTCGGCACGGATTACCTCGACGTGTACTACATTCACCGCTGGGACGACGAAACCCCGATAGAGGAGACGCTCGCGACGCTGACGGAACTCGTGGACGAGGGCAAGGTGAACTACCTCGGCGCGTCCACGATGGCGGCGTGGCAACTCACGAAGGCGCTCTGGAAATCGAACGTAAACGGCTTCGAGCGCTTCGACGTGACTCAGCCCATGTACCACGCGGCGGCGAGCGGTCCGGTGGAGGACTACCTCGACGTCTGTGCCGACCAGGACATCGCGGTCTGTCCGTACTCGCCGCTCGCGGGCGGGCTTCCTGACCGGCAAGTACGAACGCGACGGCGACATCCCGGCCGGTCGCGCGCGGACCTCGTGGACTACTTCGAGGACTACTACATGTCCGAGGAAGGCTGGGAGATTCTGGACGAGATTCGAGCGGTCGCGGACGAACTCGACGCAACCCCGGCGCAGGTCGCGCTCCGCTGGCTCATCCAACAGCGCGAGTTCTCCTGTACGCCCATCGTCGGCGCGCGGACGACCGACCAACTGGAGGAGAACGTCGGCGCTGCCGACATCGAACTCTCGGGCGAGCAGTACGACCGGATCGAGAACGTGGGTCGAGACGAATAA
- a CDS encoding HpcH/HpaI aldolase/citrate lyase family protein has protein sequence MTQTEDTASLRNRLENGEIVLGIADDTYAPTVVELYGDLGLDFVWIDFEHAGPSPWDAGAVESLLRASELTGTELLVRVPVTEPALVRKVLDAGVRNVFLSHVDTADEVRDIVRASYFGYDGEPGERGLAVPRASRWGREDDYVATEDAEVLIGVTIESREAVENIDSILAVPGLGFVFVGPFDLSVAVGSPGELDHPDVRDAVETVRTAGIDRGVPVGNLGFGMDDVNEKARNGYQILNIGTTTLGIQEIVGDWLSEYDGA, from the coding sequence ATGACACAGACAGAAGACACAGCTAGTTTGCGAAATCGGCTCGAAAACGGCGAAATCGTACTCGGAATAGCCGACGACACGTACGCGCCGACGGTCGTCGAACTGTACGGCGACCTCGGACTCGATTTCGTCTGGATCGATTTCGAGCACGCGGGACCGAGTCCGTGGGATGCGGGCGCAGTGGAATCGTTGCTTCGCGCGAGTGAGCTCACGGGAACGGAACTGTTAGTTCGGGTTCCGGTTACGGAACCGGCGCTCGTCCGGAAGGTACTGGATGCCGGTGTGAGAAACGTGTTCCTCTCGCACGTCGATACAGCGGACGAGGTGCGGGATATCGTTCGAGCGTCGTATTTCGGCTACGACGGCGAACCGGGAGAACGCGGCCTCGCGGTTCCGCGAGCGAGTCGGTGGGGACGGGAGGACGATTACGTCGCTACCGAGGACGCAGAGGTCCTCATCGGTGTGACGATTGAGTCGCGCGAGGCGGTCGAGAACATCGACTCCATTCTGGCCGTTCCCGGCCTCGGGTTCGTTTTCGTCGGCCCGTTCGACCTTTCGGTCGCGGTCGGCTCCCCCGGCGAACTCGACCATCCGGACGTACGGGACGCCGTCGAAACCGTTCGTACGGCGGGTATCGACCGAGGCGTTCCCGTGGGAAACCTCGGTTTCGGGATGGACGATGTCAACGAAAAAGCTCGGAACGGGTATCAAATTCTGAACATCGGTACGACGACCCTCGGGATTCAAGAAATAGTCGGCGATTGGTTGAGCGAGTACGACGGGGCCTGA
- a CDS encoding thermonuclease family protein: MSLTVSSRFAVFAVLLLLGTSVLTAGCTSVQQSTTTGRSNPESAHSWTVTITRIVDGDTVKFQYENGTTDTGRLLGVDTPEVHTENDPTEFEGIPDDAAGSSCLRDWGHKASEFADTELAGTRVTITLDENEGRAATTDDC, from the coding sequence GTGTCTCTCACCGTTTCCTCCCGATTCGCCGTCTTCGCCGTTCTCCTCCTTCTCGGGACGAGCGTGCTGACCGCCGGGTGTACCTCCGTACAGCAGTCCACGACGACCGGACGGTCGAACCCGGAGTCCGCCCACAGTTGGACGGTGACCATCACTCGAATCGTTGACGGCGACACGGTGAAGTTCCAGTACGAGAACGGAACGACGGACACGGGACGATTGCTCGGCGTGGATACGCCCGAGGTCCACACCGAAAACGACCCGACGGAGTTCGAGGGTATTCCGGACGACGCCGCCGGTTCGAGTTGCCTGCGCGACTGGGGCCACAAGGCCAGCGAGTTCGCCGACACCGAACTCGCTGGCACGCGGGTGACCATCACGCTGGACGAGAACGAGGGCCGCGCGGCTACTACGGACGACTGCTGA
- a CDS encoding DUF5694 domain-containing protein — protein sequence MAFRLAARLDHERVAAIDEHPPEPEADPFEDRGIDSGRKTDVELTGSEDRQRESDERLSSSTIPEYFGWINRKEENRYNHDTMFDKGVRATGEGFGSPTVLAYWYDRNIRMIHHLWRVMSPDDDKLLLLVGSGHVRVLRHLLTEAPMFCPVSPLSYLPTSQ from the coding sequence GTGGCATTTCGACTCGCGGCTCGACTCGACCACGAACGAGTTGCCGCGATAGACGAACACCCGCCGGAACCCGAGGCGGACCCGTTCGAGGACCGCGGGATCGATTCGGGACGAAAGACCGACGTCGAACTTACGGGCAGCGAGGACCGACAGCGCGAGAGCGACGAACGTCTCTCGTCATCCACGATTCCGGAATACTTCGGCTGGATCAATAGAAAAGAGGAGAACCGATACAACCACGACACCATGTTCGACAAAGGGGTTCGAGCTACTGGTGAGGGATTCGGTAGCCCGACCGTCCTCGCCTACTGGTACGACCGCAACATCCGGATGATCCACCACCTCTGGCGAGTCATGTCCCCGGACGACGACAAACTCCTCCTCCTCGTCGGTTCCGGACACGTCCGCGTTCTCCGCCACCTCCTCACCGAAGCGCCGATGTTCTGCCCCGTCAGTCCGCTTTCGTATCTGCCGACGAGCCAGTGA
- a CDS encoding lamin tail domain-containing protein, which produces MGPQGQRVRRHRTRWHAGDHHAGRERGPRGYYGRLLIYIREGDGTLFNYQLVKQGYARVYDSEFTKRQRFYAAESAAQKTGLGLWECASGGSDGGQTTTTATSTTGGSTTSPLAISEIRADAPGNDNENPNEEYVVLKNTGNEPLDISGWSVSDAAGHSYEVPTGTTLAAGSTVTLHTGSGSDSASDLYWGEGSAVWNNGGDTVVVRNSSGGVVVRKEYPTEE; this is translated from the coding sequence CTGGGGCCACAAGGCCAGCGAGTTCGCCGACACCGAACTCGCTGGCACGCGGGTGACCATCACGCTGGACGAGAACGAGGGCCGCGCGGCTACTACGGACGACTGCTGATCTACATTCGCGAGGGGGACGGCACCCTATTCAACTACCAACTGGTCAAGCAGGGCTACGCGCGGGTGTACGACAGCGAATTCACCAAGCGCCAGCGGTTTTACGCCGCCGAATCGGCCGCACAAAAGACCGGTCTCGGACTCTGGGAGTGTGCGAGCGGAGGGAGTGACGGCGGGCAGACGACGACAACCGCCACCTCGACGACTGGAGGGAGCACGACCAGCCCCCTCGCCATCAGCGAAATTCGTGCGGACGCCCCCGGAAACGACAACGAGAATCCGAACGAGGAGTACGTCGTCCTGAAGAATACGGGGAACGAACCGCTCGACATCTCCGGTTGGTCGGTTTCGGACGCGGCGGGGCACAGCTACGAAGTGCCGACCGGGACGACGCTGGCCGCCGGTTCGACGGTCACGCTCCACACCGGCAGCGGAAGCGATTCCGCGTCGGACCTGTACTGGGGTGAGGGAAGCGCCGTCTGGAACAACGGCGGCGATACGGTCGTCGTTCGGAATTCGAGCGGCGGCGTCGTTGTGCGAAAGGAGTATCCAACCGAGGAATAG